A segment of the Bacteroidia bacterium genome:
TCGGATAGACTACTAATTTTTTAGGATGATTTTTAGCTCTCTCAGGATAGTTACAATGTTCGGTAACAGCTACAATTTGACTATCTGCGTCAATGGCATATAGCAACTCTGTTACACTTGGCACTAAACAAACTACACGGCGAGGATGATGGCTAAAAAAGTGATTTTGCTTAACATCATCTACTATGTTAAAACTTTTATACTCTTTCTTATTTTTAGTAGTTTGGCAAGCTTCAGACATTAAAAATAGACTTACCGCAATACAATAAAATTTGAGTTTGTGCAGCATATTTTGCCAATAATAAAAAGTCCTACCAAAAAAATGAATGAATCTCAAAATAAAAACTTTGTGCGTATGCCAACAAGTAAAAAATTGTTGCAACGCCAATATTTTGCAGTTTTGCAAAACAAAATACTTTTTCACCATGAAAAAGCAGCATTTTTTGTTGTCAGTACTATTCGTTTTGATGTTTATCAGCTGCAGCCATAAGAAGCAGACACAACAAAAATTTGCACTTACAGATTATGCTGCACCTTTGGAATACTATGGTTTAAAGAAAATGATAAAAATACCTTCGGGGCGTTTTGTGATGGGAGCAGGAAAAGATACGCATACGGTTTTCATTTCAACATTTTACATAGATGAGACGCCTGTTACTTATGCCGATTTTGAGCAATATGTAAAAGAAGGGGGAGAAATTGCAAAGTATTGGTACTATGAAACTTATCATCAACCTGAAAATCCTGTTAGTGGTGTAAGTTGGTACCACGCTGCGGATTTCTGTAATTGGCGAAGTAAAAAAGAAGGTCTTCAACCTGCGTACAAAAGGACTAATAAATTGGATGCTTGGGGCTATCCTATTTTTGAATGGGATAGTACCGCTAATGGCTATCGCTTGCCTACGGAAGCGGAATGGGAGTATGCTGCGCGCGGGGGACTTGAACAGAAAAACTATCCTTGGGGCGATGAATTCAAAGACGAATATGCTAATTATGACAACGAAAGAGGTTTCAAAATAGGTGATTGGTGGCGCTTAGCCCCTGTAAAATCCCAAAAACAAAATGGCTACGGACTTTATAACATGAGTGGCAATGTTTGGCAATGGTGTAATGATTGGTATGACGCCAACTATTATTCAAAAAGTCCCAAGTACAATCCCAAAGGTCCAGCAGAAGGAAGAGTAAAAGTGATACGAGGAGGCGCGTGGGGCAGCCCCTCTCCAAAATATCTAACCGTACATTACCGAAGCTACAGCGCCCCAAGTAACTACAACTACGATATTGGATTTAGATGCGTGAGACCTATACTAGCTAATATACCCCTTGAACAAAACAAAGCACAAATTCTACCAAAAGTTGAACATGACTTTTATAAGTATGAAACTTCTCATTATCAAAATCCTAAGCCGATAGATTGCTACTCTAAGGCTTTTGTAGAAAGATTAGCTTTATACATTCATGAATTTTATCCTAATTGTCTATACTTTCATGAACCTATCGATGAGCAGCCCATCATTACTCCCAAACAAATGGCAGAGTTAATCGT
Coding sequences within it:
- a CDS encoding formylglycine-generating enzyme family protein — encoded protein: MFISCSHKKQTQQKFALTDYAAPLEYYGLKKMIKIPSGRFVMGAGKDTHTVFISTFYIDETPVTYADFEQYVKEGGEIAKYWYYETYHQPENPVSGVSWYHAADFCNWRSKKEGLQPAYKRTNKLDAWGYPIFEWDSTANGYRLPTEAEWEYAARGGLEQKNYPWGDEFKDEYANYDNERGFKIGDWWRLAPVKSQKQNGYGLYNMSGNVWQWCNDWYDANYYSKSPKYNPKGPAEGRVKVIRGGAWGSPSPKYLTVHYRSYSAPSNYNYDIGFRCVRPILANIPLEQNKAQILPKVEHDFYKYETSHYQNPKPIDCYSKAFVERLALYIHEFYPNCLYFHEPIDEQPIITPKQMAELIVEVCQKYKVHPLFLTGIIASESGFASCSFPRWFNNPMAYHWQNVLMEKGPPQYSGDKNVNIKYKTLKKGFEYFAKGIHRPVYIRAAKTNLDNFHLRYVGYRADEWMYTLSRLYKDILGIRFEPHYPEKDAGGLIFTDWDSLKK